A genome region from Sediminispirochaeta bajacaliforniensis DSM 16054 includes the following:
- a CDS encoding substrate-binding periplasmic protein — protein MKKKNAIIFCLFALALGFFLTGCSQSASKTVATGGSAMAAGGTQDAMDQIFADGKLVVATELGTPPFAYKDPKTGEIDGLAIELARMFADELGVELEIRTFEWAGIIPSLLTGQVDMLTTCLTRTTARAGKMIFIEPFVAVPAHALVRKGTFHSLSELNNPDVVLTTTTGGIYEELAEKLFPNAQIKTNGTNADNAVALQTMRADAYLNDKLQLVASMEMYKDQFELIPEPIAWDSLAFATRFDSPKLANSANMFMRLIKMNGKYAEIFKKWMGYDYVPTFEVGS, from the coding sequence ATGAAAAAGAAAAACGCAATCATTTTTTGCCTTTTTGCGCTGGCTTTGGGATTCTTTTTAACGGGATGTTCTCAGAGCGCCTCAAAAACAGTAGCTACAGGTGGTTCCGCAATGGCTGCAGGCGGGACTCAAGATGCAATGGATCAGATTTTTGCGGACGGTAAGCTCGTTGTTGCAACGGAGCTTGGAACCCCCCCCTTTGCGTACAAGGATCCGAAGACAGGTGAAATCGATGGTTTGGCCATTGAACTTGCCAGGATGTTTGCCGACGAATTGGGAGTGGAGCTTGAGATTCGAACCTTTGAATGGGCCGGCATCATACCGTCACTTCTTACGGGCCAGGTCGATATGCTTACAACCTGTCTTACGCGAACGACCGCCCGTGCCGGAAAGATGATATTTATCGAGCCTTTCGTTGCTGTTCCCGCACATGCCTTGGTGCGCAAGGGGACATTCCATTCCCTATCCGAATTGAATAATCCAGATGTTGTTCTCACCACTACTACCGGCGGTATTTATGAGGAACTTGCAGAGAAGCTTTTTCCCAATGCCCAGATAAAGACAAATGGAACAAATGCGGATAATGCTGTCGCTTTGCAGACAATGCGTGCCGATGCGTATTTGAATGACAAACTCCAGCTCGTTGCATCTATGGAAATGTATAAAGATCAATTCGAATTAATTCCTGAACCAATAGCCTGGGACTCTCTCGCTTTTGCAACCCGTTTTGATTCGCCGAAACTTGCAAATTCGGCCAACATGTTTATGCGCTTGATCAAGATGAACGGAAAATATGCGGAGATTTTCAAAAAATGGATGGGCTACGACTACGTACCAACCTTCGAGGTTGGAAGTTGA
- a CDS encoding amino acid ABC transporter permease: MADIITIVKFLSTGVIALIEVIPASVAISLVLGVIIGILGYLQIPAIRYIVSAYIIAMRGLPPLTLLLLVFFSGSFVSPIVTAIVVLSVYHGAYIAEIVRAGISAIPKGQHEGADSIGLSVIAKMVHVIMPQVWLSIIPSLVGQYIILIKDTTLISAIGVMELLNNARQIMQVVYRPITVYVIVAVFFFVICFFLENLSKHLERRIKAKTIL, encoded by the coding sequence ATGGCAGATATAATAACAATAGTAAAATTTCTCAGCACCGGCGTCATAGCGCTTATAGAAGTCATTCCTGCAAGCGTAGCTATTTCCTTAGTGCTTGGTGTTATCATCGGTATTCTTGGCTATTTACAGATACCAGCCATACGCTACATCGTCTCTGCATATATCATAGCAATGAGAGGCCTGCCCCCTCTGACATTACTGCTGCTTGTCTTCTTTTCCGGAAGTTTTGTCAGCCCAATTGTTACAGCCATTGTGGTACTTTCTGTTTATCACGGAGCATATATTGCGGAGATTGTCCGTGCCGGTATTTCTGCAATTCCAAAAGGACAACACGAGGGTGCCGATTCTATCGGTTTGTCCGTTATTGCGAAAATGGTGCATGTGATCATGCCGCAAGTTTGGCTTTCAATTATTCCTTCACTTGTTGGGCAATACATTATTCTGATAAAGGATACAACGCTTATCTCGGCCATCGGGGTTATGGAGTTGTTAAACAATGCGCGACAGATCATGCAGGTTGTGTATCGGCCTATCACTGTCTACGTTATTGTTGCCGTCTTTTTCTTTGTAATCTGCTTTTTTCTCGAAAATCTTTCGAAACATTTAGAGCGAAGAATAAAAGCAAAAACGATTCTCTAG
- a CDS encoding C-terminal binding protein, which yields MSFLVAQVDYDYPDTRIEREIIEAAGGELKSAHLRDEQELIDFAADADAVIVQYAPITRNVLEHLPSCKIVSRYGIGIDNVDVVAAQELGIYVAHNPEYCIDEVSDHALAMIMTLQRQIASGTDLVKQGMWDFTKLTPIKASSQTTIGIIGFGHIGRRIAQKLQAVGFPCIAHDPYVSQETFDSHGVRRVALPYLMQYADCITVHCSLTDETKNLVDAAMIGLMKPEAYIVNTSRGPVIDVDALSLALRQGKVRGAALDVLPEEPPKSFEEIAHLPSLLLTPHIAFYSETAIVELRSSIARQVVQVMQNEAPRYNAY from the coding sequence ATGAGTTTTCTTGTTGCGCAAGTTGATTATGATTACCCCGATACCAGGATTGAACGAGAAATTATTGAAGCAGCCGGGGGAGAGCTGAAATCGGCCCATCTCCGGGATGAGCAAGAGCTTATCGACTTTGCTGCCGATGCCGATGCCGTTATCGTTCAATATGCTCCAATCACCCGCAATGTGCTTGAACACCTTCCTTCATGCAAGATTGTCAGCCGATATGGCATTGGTATCGACAATGTCGATGTCGTTGCTGCCCAGGAGCTGGGGATCTATGTCGCCCATAACCCCGAATATTGTATCGACGAAGTTTCCGACCATGCATTGGCCATGATCATGACCCTGCAGAGGCAAATAGCCTCCGGTACCGATCTTGTTAAACAGGGAATGTGGGATTTTACGAAACTCACGCCGATAAAGGCTTCGTCACAAACTACCATCGGTATCATCGGCTTTGGGCATATCGGCCGGAGAATTGCGCAAAAGCTGCAGGCCGTTGGCTTTCCCTGCATTGCGCATGATCCCTATGTATCTCAGGAGACATTCGATTCCCATGGTGTGCGTAGGGTCGCCCTGCCGTACCTTATGCAATATGCCGATTGCATCACGGTTCACTGTTCTCTTACCGATGAAACCAAAAACCTTGTAGATGCTGCCATGATAGGGCTCATGAAGCCTGAGGCTTATATTGTAAATACTTCCAGGGGGCCGGTCATCGACGTAGATGCGCTTTCCCTCGCTCTTCGTCAGGGAAAAGTAAGGGGAGCGGCCCTCGATGTGCTTCCCGAAGAGCCTCCGAAGTCGTTTGAGGAGATCGCCCATTTGCCTTCTCTGCTGCTCACTCCCCATATCGCCTTTTATTCGGAGACCGCCATCGTTGAATTACGTTCATCAATTGCCAGGCAGGTTGTCCAGGTCATGCAAAACGAAGCTCCTCGGTATAACGCCTACTAA
- a CDS encoding glycoside hydrolase family 31 protein, whose translation MNNVSSDLIEALSPNIGTSLKSAGTLRSYDLSIDGYAITFDFEEAELMVEPREGGLVELTVSCHSETEKRPFPARSDQSWAVEEEPAPLLVTAGKQDNLVTAEWEGGRVEVEPVSGAMMICDADGRAIFDLADGAVMLSPTLSGLTFLTQEGEQFFGLGEKSGNLDRRGRTYQMWNSDEPRHTPERDPLYVSIPLLYRHTGDNVSALFLDEPGKSWFDLADSRSDRCTVAAPLSRLRFYLWNGASIADAFAHYSRLTGKPPLPPLWSLGYHQSRYSYFTEEEVTHLAETFRQKAIPCDVIHLDIDYMEGYKVFTWNGKSFPNPRKLLTQLKEKGFRVVTIIDPGVGAKEEYDVFQEGTEKRYFLADKDGKPYIGKVWPGKAAFPDFTRKEPSRWWSGHVKQHMELGVSGIWNDMNEPADFTGDPYNRYNFTLPNSVRSVGDGGEVPFVQLHNVFGQGMCKATRAGIQSAKPDERPFVLSRAGYAGIQRYAALWTGDNNSWWEHMAMSIPMLIGLGISGVPFTGSDAGGFQSNASGELFARWIAYAAFTPFFRGHSNLATRPHEPWAFGPEVERGAKLAIERRYRFLPYTYSLFHKAAETGAPIMRPLFWEFPDDPRCRTVSDQYLFGPSLLVAPILTPGARARSVYLPEGIWEEVESGKRYLGGQDILVKASLDQIPLFVRTGTILPMCKVAQHTTDAWWNPLQLHLFLPSREEAFGESFCIIREDDGISIFSGDKTDFRTSRAVLKRSSSSTLHFSLATIEGEGPETDIEFYMHRGEDHPTEVIEIQRGAGPIDFSL comes from the coding sequence ATGAACAATGTATCCAGCGATCTAATAGAAGCACTATCCCCGAACATCGGAACTTCCCTGAAGAGCGCCGGAACTCTGCGTTCTTATGATCTCTCCATCGATGGGTATGCCATCACCTTTGATTTCGAAGAGGCCGAACTTATGGTAGAGCCGAGAGAGGGCGGTCTTGTAGAACTGACGGTAAGTTGTCACAGCGAGACGGAAAAGAGGCCGTTTCCCGCTCGAAGCGACCAAAGCTGGGCTGTAGAGGAGGAGCCTGCGCCTCTCCTCGTTACCGCAGGAAAACAAGATAACCTCGTCACGGCAGAGTGGGAAGGAGGACGTGTCGAGGTAGAGCCCGTATCCGGGGCCATGATGATATGTGATGCGGACGGGAGAGCCATCTTTGACCTGGCGGATGGAGCGGTTATGCTCTCCCCTACACTCTCGGGTCTCACATTCCTGACGCAAGAAGGCGAACAGTTTTTCGGGCTGGGGGAAAAGAGTGGAAATCTCGATCGCCGAGGCAGGACCTATCAGATGTGGAACAGCGATGAACCGCGTCATACTCCGGAGAGAGATCCTCTGTACGTTTCAATTCCACTGCTTTATCGTCATACAGGCGATAACGTAAGCGCCCTTTTTCTGGACGAGCCGGGAAAAAGCTGGTTCGATCTCGCCGACAGCCGGAGTGATCGCTGCACAGTGGCGGCCCCCCTTTCACGGCTGCGTTTCTATCTTTGGAACGGAGCAAGCATTGCAGATGCCTTTGCCCACTACTCCCGTCTCACCGGCAAACCGCCCCTTCCACCGCTTTGGAGCTTGGGCTATCACCAGAGTCGATACAGCTACTTTACCGAAGAAGAGGTGACCCATCTTGCCGAAACCTTCCGGCAAAAAGCGATCCCTTGCGACGTCATTCATCTTGATATCGATTATATGGAGGGCTACAAGGTCTTTACCTGGAATGGGAAAAGCTTCCCCAATCCCAGAAAGTTACTGACACAACTGAAGGAGAAGGGCTTTCGAGTCGTCACCATCATCGACCCGGGAGTCGGGGCAAAAGAAGAATACGATGTTTTTCAGGAAGGGACCGAAAAAAGATATTTTTTGGCTGACAAGGACGGGAAGCCCTATATCGGGAAGGTATGGCCGGGGAAGGCCGCCTTCCCCGATTTCACCAGGAAGGAGCCGAGCAGGTGGTGGAGCGGCCATGTGAAGCAGCACATGGAATTGGGGGTTTCCGGTATCTGGAACGATATGAATGAGCCGGCCGATTTTACCGGTGATCCCTATAATCGTTATAACTTCACCCTCCCCAATTCCGTCCGAAGCGTCGGAGACGGCGGCGAGGTTCCCTTTGTTCAACTTCACAATGTATTTGGACAGGGAATGTGCAAAGCAACCCGTGCAGGCATACAATCGGCAAAACCGGACGAAAGGCCCTTTGTACTTTCCCGGGCCGGATATGCGGGAATCCAGCGTTATGCGGCCCTTTGGACCGGCGACAACAATAGTTGGTGGGAGCATATGGCAATGTCGATTCCCATGCTCATAGGACTTGGCATCAGCGGGGTGCCCTTTACCGGGTCGGATGCCGGAGGTTTTCAGAGTAATGCCAGCGGAGAGCTTTTTGCACGATGGATTGCCTATGCCGCTTTCACCCCGTTTTTCAGAGGCCACAGCAACCTTGCCACCCGCCCCCATGAACCCTGGGCCTTCGGGCCCGAGGTCGAGAGGGGGGCGAAACTGGCAATCGAGCGACGCTACCGCTTCCTTCCCTATACCTATTCGCTTTTCCACAAGGCGGCAGAAACGGGGGCCCCGATCATGCGTCCGCTCTTTTGGGAGTTCCCGGATGATCCAAGATGTCGTACCGTATCGGACCAATACCTCTTTGGTCCTTCCCTCCTGGTGGCCCCCATACTGACGCCCGGGGCACGGGCACGGTCGGTTTATCTTCCGGAAGGAATATGGGAAGAGGTGGAATCGGGGAAACGCTATCTTGGCGGACAAGATATTCTCGTTAAGGCATCCTTGGATCAGATTCCTCTTTTTGTTCGAACGGGAACAATCCTCCCGATGTGCAAGGTGGCACAGCATACCACCGATGCCTGGTGGAATCCCCTCCAGCTGCATCTCTTTCTCCCCTCACGAGAGGAAGCTTTCGGCGAAAGCTTTTGCATTATCAGGGAAGACGACGGAATCAGTATCTTCTCGGGCGACAAAACCGATTTCCGAACAAGTCGTGCAGTACTTAAACGTAGTTCGTCATCGACATTGCATTTCTCCCTCGCAACGATTGAAGGAGAGGGTCCTGAAACGGACATCGAATTCTATATGCACCGCGGAGAAGATCATCCCACGGAAGTCATAGAAATTCAGCGCGGTGCAGGACCTATCGACTTCTCACTCTGA
- a CDS encoding amino acid ABC transporter ATP-binding protein, whose amino-acid sequence MEQDKRVVVEFKDVVKQFEDDLVVLDHLNMKFYDGETHVLCGRSGAGKSTLIRCINYLESINAGEILVEGEAVTKKRARAIRKKCGMVFQSFNLFPHMTVLENALLGPMKSLNKQKAEIIEKVESYFHKVGLAEKMKALPGELSGGQKQRAAIVRALAMEPDLILFDEPTSALDPEMIGEVLNVMKQLSDEGRTMLVVTHEMGFAREAADKISFMDAGKIVATKTPVDFFHDPGHESVERFLKQIL is encoded by the coding sequence ATGGAACAGGATAAACGAGTAGTGGTCGAATTCAAGGATGTCGTTAAGCAGTTTGAGGATGATCTTGTTGTATTAGATCATCTGAACATGAAATTCTACGATGGAGAAACTCATGTTCTGTGCGGCAGAAGCGGTGCCGGCAAAAGCACGCTCATACGATGTATTAACTATCTTGAAAGTATTAATGCGGGAGAGATCCTTGTCGAAGGAGAAGCGGTAACAAAAAAACGTGCAAGGGCTATTCGAAAAAAATGCGGGATGGTTTTTCAGTCCTTTAATCTATTCCCTCATATGACGGTCCTTGAAAATGCCTTGTTAGGCCCAATGAAGTCTTTGAACAAGCAAAAGGCCGAAATCATCGAAAAGGTTGAATCCTATTTCCATAAAGTCGGTCTTGCCGAAAAGATGAAAGCCCTACCCGGAGAACTTTCCGGGGGGCAAAAGCAGCGTGCCGCAATTGTGCGGGCGCTTGCAATGGAACCAGATCTTATTTTGTTTGATGAACCGACTTCGGCCCTTGATCCGGAAATGATTGGTGAAGTACTGAATGTCATGAAGCAGCTATCTGATGAAGGCAGGACAATGCTTGTTGTTACCCATGAAATGGGGTTCGCCAGAGAAGCTGCCGACAAAATATCTTTTATGGATGCCGGTAAGATTGTTGCCACAAAAACCCCGGTCGATTTTTTTCATGATCCTGGACATGAAAGTGTTGAGCGCTTTCTTAAGCAAATTCTTTAA
- a CDS encoding LacI family DNA-binding transcriptional regulator: MKRITIKDIAAASGYSKTAVSFAFNRPERISEQARRAIFQAAERLGYIPDPFARNLSRCSSDTIGLLLPQPVEHSFENPYLVDIVRGVGRECHVRQKSLSIIPPVKGRLSELAGEAAVDGMIAIGLDPDDELLEALRRRELPFVTIDGDAVAGVPSVGIDDRKAAKTATEHLLSLGHRHILVLGLCAPDPPVNYRYSSLHARRLAGIHDAFESLSLPDDPDDVLIFESCELTPDAGAEAVRRIFSSPSEEAFSLPTAIFAFSDIIAAGALRALRELDMPVPRSVSVLAFDGSSISNLTVPRLSSIVQPGEEKGSCAAAALFSLIRGEKAESAILPFSLRLGDSLAPPFSE; the protein is encoded by the coding sequence ATGAAACGAATCACAATTAAGGATATTGCTGCTGCCTCAGGCTATTCGAAGACCGCTGTTTCCTTTGCCTTCAACCGCCCCGAACGAATCTCCGAACAGGCGCGACGTGCCATCTTTCAGGCAGCCGAACGACTTGGCTATATTCCCGACCCTTTTGCGAGGAATCTTTCCCGCTGCAGTTCCGATACCATAGGCCTTTTACTCCCTCAACCCGTGGAACACTCCTTTGAAAATCCCTATCTTGTCGATATTGTCCGAGGAGTGGGCCGCGAGTGTCATGTGCGACAAAAAAGCCTTTCCATCATCCCTCCCGTGAAAGGGCGCCTCTCAGAACTCGCTGGCGAGGCCGCTGTCGACGGAATGATCGCAATCGGTCTCGATCCTGATGATGAACTCCTTGAGGCGCTTCGACGTCGGGAGCTTCCCTTTGTCACCATCGACGGCGACGCCGTGGCTGGTGTCCCGTCGGTAGGAATTGACGACCGCAAGGCGGCAAAAACCGCTACCGAGCATCTACTCTCTCTGGGCCACCGACATATTCTGGTCCTTGGCTTGTGCGCACCCGACCCACCGGTCAATTATCGCTACAGCTCCCTCCATGCCAGACGTCTTGCAGGTATCCATGATGCTTTCGAATCCCTCTCGCTTCCCGACGACCCGGATGATGTGCTCATATTCGAATCGTGTGAACTTACGCCCGACGCCGGTGCCGAGGCAGTTCGTCGTATTTTTTCATCGCCGTCTGAGGAGGCCTTTTCACTCCCAACGGCCATCTTTGCCTTCAGCGACATCATAGCGGCGGGGGCTCTTCGTGCCCTGCGGGAACTTGATATGCCCGTTCCCCGCTCCGTTTCGGTCCTGGCCTTCGACGGATCATCTATCTCGAATCTTACCGTGCCTCGCCTTTCTTCCATTGTGCAACCTGGGGAAGAGAAGGGCAGCTGTGCCGCAGCCGCCCTCTTTTCTCTCATTCGCGGCGAGAAGGCCGAATCCGCTATACTTCCTTTTTCCCTTCGTTTGGGAGACAGCCTTGCGCCTCCTTTCTCAGAGTGA
- a CDS encoding pyridoxal-phosphate-dependent aminotransferase family protein, with amino-acid sequence MIKEEYQLFIPGPIELSGEVLEELAAPMMPHFGTEWAELYKETTALAKQMFQAEGELYIVPGSGSAALDMGIGNLVYGNKSVLVVSNGFFGNRLFEMAQGFSPKVELLDFGFAQAVDCQRVKEALAKKHYDVLMAVQVETSIGILNPIETLASLTRDSNTVFFVDGVSSIGVERMLMDRWGVDVCASASQKGLESPPGLGLLAFNAKAWSLMETTSRPDWYLNLKVWKRYEPYWGPTHPQLVTHAVPIVRAMTVALKHMLKDGYEQHIDSYATITRYFRTELEKQGFQLYIKDGYAHGLTAVTIPGGKAGELVEYFKQQHRILIGGGLGPSKGLVVRIGHMGSVADRKHLDKILSIFAEAKSSVPL; translated from the coding sequence ATGATCAAAGAAGAATACCAGCTCTTTATTCCCGGGCCTATCGAACTGTCCGGGGAGGTTCTCGAGGAGTTAGCGGCTCCCATGATGCCTCACTTCGGGACGGAATGGGCAGAGCTTTATAAAGAGACTACCGCACTGGCTAAACAGATGTTTCAAGCAGAGGGTGAACTCTATATTGTTCCGGGCTCAGGCAGTGCGGCCCTTGATATGGGAATAGGCAACCTTGTCTATGGAAACAAGTCGGTGCTGGTCGTTAGCAACGGTTTTTTTGGGAATCGATTGTTCGAGATGGCGCAGGGCTTTTCGCCGAAAGTTGAACTTCTGGACTTTGGCTTTGCACAGGCTGTGGATTGCCAGCGTGTCAAGGAGGCTCTTGCAAAAAAGCACTACGATGTTTTGATGGCGGTACAGGTCGAAACCTCTATCGGTATTCTCAACCCGATAGAGACGTTGGCGTCACTCACAAGGGACTCCAACACGGTCTTTTTTGTCGACGGAGTATCATCGATAGGGGTAGAGCGGATGCTGATGGACCGGTGGGGTGTTGATGTTTGCGCCTCCGCTTCTCAGAAGGGACTTGAATCCCCTCCGGGTCTGGGCTTATTGGCCTTTAATGCGAAGGCATGGTCTCTTATGGAAACGACTTCCCGTCCCGATTGGTATCTCAATCTCAAGGTATGGAAGCGTTACGAACCCTACTGGGGGCCGACGCATCCGCAGCTTGTAACTCATGCCGTGCCGATTGTGAGAGCGATGACGGTTGCATTGAAACATATGCTTAAAGACGGCTATGAGCAGCATATCGATTCATATGCTACTATTACCAGGTATTTCCGAACGGAATTGGAAAAACAGGGCTTTCAACTGTATATAAAAGATGGCTATGCTCACGGGCTTACGGCTGTTACCATCCCCGGCGGCAAGGCTGGGGAACTTGTTGAGTATTTCAAGCAGCAGCACCGCATTCTTATAGGCGGCGGTTTGGGCCCGTCCAAGGGGCTTGTTGTGCGTATCGGCCATATGGGTTCGGTTGCCGATCGGAAGCATCTGGACAAGATTCTCTCAATTTTTGCGGAAGCCAAAAGCAGTGTGCCATTATGA
- a CDS encoding SDR family oxidoreductase codes for MKSTGESFLGKTVFITGSSRGLGNTFARAFAAEGATVILHGRDKDRLEQARLAMKQESYDVYAVSFDVTDQEAVRQGIDHIEENIAPIDILMNNAGINIRDHFLTMSREHWETVLKTNLDSVFYVGQAVAAYMAKRKSGKIINTCSLLSELARPGIPAYTVSKGGVKMLTKAMAIDLAAFNIQVNGIGPGYFETEMNQPLKANEAFDTWLKQRTPMQRWGDEAELCSAVLFLAGGGSNFMTGQIVYIDGGILASL; via the coding sequence ATGAAAAGTACGGGGGAATCGTTTTTAGGGAAGACTGTTTTTATCACCGGATCAAGTAGAGGCCTGGGGAATACCTTTGCCAGGGCGTTTGCGGCCGAAGGTGCCACCGTTATCCTGCATGGCAGAGATAAGGATCGTCTTGAGCAGGCCCGCTTGGCAATGAAACAGGAGAGCTACGATGTATACGCTGTTTCCTTCGACGTTACCGACCAAGAGGCCGTACGGCAGGGAATCGATCATATCGAGGAGAATATCGCACCAATCGATATTCTCATGAACAATGCGGGAATCAATATACGCGATCACTTTCTCACCATGAGCAGAGAACACTGGGAGACCGTACTAAAAACGAATCTCGATAGTGTCTTTTACGTCGGGCAAGCCGTTGCAGCATATATGGCAAAGCGAAAGAGTGGAAAGATTATCAATACCTGTTCTTTGCTGAGTGAGCTTGCCCGTCCGGGGATCCCTGCCTATACCGTTTCAAAGGGCGGTGTAAAGATGCTGACAAAAGCCATGGCCATTGACTTGGCCGCTTTCAACATTCAAGTGAACGGTATCGGTCCCGGATATTTTGAAACTGAGATGAATCAACCCCTGAAAGCCAATGAAGCCTTTGATACGTGGCTTAAACAAAGGACTCCTATGCAGCGGTGGGGTGATGAAGCGGAACTATGTTCAGCCGTTCTTTTTCTTGCCGGAGGGGGATCCAATTTTATGACAGGACAAATCGTCTATATCGACGGTGGAATCCTCGCATCTTTGTAA
- a CDS encoding zinc-dependent alcohol dehydrogenase, whose product MRTLEYRGNATIGIGEKPIPEPNKDQVRIRIAYAGICGTDMHISDGQHPRAKAGLTMGHEFSGIIDKAGSDTTFTPGEHVIVEPLISCGTCYSCRAGFPHVCANLGLYGIDQDGGFADYCVVPAQSVYRLPDSIPLVHGALVEPLAVGVHAVRLSRTKVMDTVLVIGGGPIGFFVATAARQAGAEVHIAEINPFRRRIIEEMGFSLFDLPSDGDMTRRDEVTDGKGFDVVFDAAGGAPTLRSAVDLARVRGEVVIVAVPPQDRVISYTPIAFKEISFVGVRVYEYYDFKRAIQLLEGLTIELSKLYRVFPLRQYQEAFKAAKQGDGVMRVLFSLGEGAAV is encoded by the coding sequence ATGCGAACACTTGAATATCGCGGCAACGCAACGATCGGGATTGGAGAAAAACCGATTCCGGAGCCCAACAAGGACCAGGTACGTATACGAATAGCCTACGCAGGTATCTGCGGCACCGATATGCATATCTCCGACGGGCAACATCCGAGGGCCAAGGCAGGATTAACAATGGGACACGAATTTTCCGGAATTATAGATAAGGCAGGCAGTGATACCACCTTTACTCCCGGAGAGCATGTGATTGTAGAGCCCCTTATCAGCTGCGGAACCTGCTACAGTTGCCGTGCCGGTTTCCCGCACGTCTGTGCGAACCTTGGTTTGTACGGCATCGACCAGGACGGAGGCTTTGCCGATTACTGTGTCGTTCCTGCACAAAGTGTCTACCGTCTTCCCGATTCCATCCCGTTGGTGCATGGGGCGCTTGTCGAACCTTTGGCGGTTGGAGTTCATGCGGTACGTTTGTCTCGAACAAAGGTCATGGATACCGTCTTGGTCATAGGAGGCGGCCCTATCGGTTTTTTTGTTGCTACTGCGGCACGCCAGGCCGGAGCGGAGGTCCATATCGCAGAGATTAATCCCTTTCGGCGGAGGATTATCGAAGAAATGGGTTTCTCTCTCTTCGATCTTCCTTCCGATGGCGATATGACCAGACGGGATGAGGTAACAGACGGGAAAGGCTTCGATGTGGTGTTTGACGCAGCGGGAGGGGCGCCGACGCTCCGTTCCGCCGTTGATCTTGCAAGGGTGCGTGGAGAGGTGGTCATCGTTGCGGTGCCTCCTCAGGATCGGGTGATCTCATATACGCCCATCGCCTTTAAGGAGATCTCATTTGTCGGAGTAAGGGTATATGAATACTATGACTTTAAACGCGCAATACAATTGCTTGAAGGGCTTACCATCGAGCTCTCAAAGCTCTACCGCGTCTTCCCTCTTAGACAATATCAGGAGGCCTTTAAGGCAGCAAAACAGGGGGATGGGGTAATGAGGGTTCTTTTTTCCCTGGGAGAGGGTGCGGCCGTATGA
- a CDS encoding amino acid ABC transporter permease — translation MNFNLYVLIEWWPKILSAFGTTLFYFIVCSCAAVLFAILISMLLALRLKGLTCFLRAYIAVFRNTPLLVQLFLLFYGLPFIGIRMPAFFCGLIGVALNEGAFISEIIRGYIEALPRGDWEAGESLGLSRFSVIRYAILPQALRDAVPAVTGQISIIIKDTSLFSMIMISELTRTANSIYTRTFDTSGFIISAILYLLIFFLLTLLSKQIERRYKVKR, via the coding sequence ATGAATTTTAATTTGTATGTTTTGATAGAATGGTGGCCTAAGATCCTGTCTGCCTTCGGCACAACCCTGTTTTACTTTATTGTGTGCTCATGCGCGGCTGTGCTCTTTGCGATTCTCATATCGATGTTGCTTGCTTTACGACTGAAGGGATTAACATGCTTTTTGCGGGCCTATATTGCGGTCTTTAGAAATACTCCGCTTCTTGTACAGCTATTTCTCTTGTTTTATGGGCTGCCGTTTATCGGTATTCGAATGCCGGCATTTTTTTGCGGTCTTATTGGTGTGGCTCTCAACGAGGGGGCTTTCATCAGTGAAATTATTCGGGGCTATATCGAGGCCTTGCCCAGGGGCGACTGGGAAGCAGGTGAAAGCCTTGGTCTGTCTCGCTTCTCTGTTATTCGCTACGCTATCCTTCCCCAAGCTCTACGAGACGCCGTCCCCGCAGTTACCGGGCAGATTTCCATTATTATAAAAGACACTTCGCTTTTTTCCATGATCATGATCAGTGAACTTACGCGTACTGCAAACAGTATATACACACGAACATTTGACACCTCCGGATTTATTATTTCGGCAATACTGTATCTTCTCATATTTTTTCTTTTGACCCTTCTCTCAAAACAGATAGAGCGACGATATAAGGTGAAGAGGTAG